Proteins from one Oryza sativa Japonica Group chromosome 12, ASM3414082v1 genomic window:
- the LOC9267037 gene encoding uncharacterized protein isoform X1 — protein sequence MSEEALSRVRASRERRAANILTRQLVMHIQHSVLGPIQPRQVDERKRKCSLMDFTPQLAKLNRQRRCLLRSKMEPVPPVHAENAAGVKTNGSSSRTNKEYIQSLKASYPGRSYYGPPTYECPYCGAVFWYQERVKSTSAVSQRRIVYNLCCKGGKIQLPKLRSPPEPLATLLNFNGDARSKRFLRQIQSYNSMFAFTSLGATIDRLINTGNAPYVFKINGVVHHRIGSLLPSSGSPPKFAQLYIYDPQNETQNRLNIFGNDSDDADKPDPEIVSALSSMLDRHNSLVQTFRYARERLSQHGDQKITLRLLGCNAKDDVQYNLPTSGEIAAIIVGDFCAKEYKFDLLVYDNDRGLHQVSSLHPSYMALQYPLLFPYGERGFHLGIHYNNYDGIGRKYVTMLEFFRYEMHYRLNEPNPFTCYGRLSDQSVVDAYSSIEANRLQFIIDHQNELRAESLDGIVDAIDKGVTDGDSVGKRVILPASFTGGRRYMVMNYQDAMAICRVYGSPDLFVTYTSNSKWQEIYDAIRFEPGQQPSDRPDMIVRVFNMKVSDFITDIREGRTFGKVLAGIVDSYFCMQFYLNMILITSLKLFQCCTMLNSKSVGCHTYTVWSGLQRPLLKYRHPSSMDSFVLKYLTTTLIG from the exons ATGTCAGAGGAGGCTCTCAGTAGGGTTCGTGCTAGCCGAGAAAGACGAGCTGCGAATATTTTGACCCGTCAGCTTGTAATGCATATACAACATTCAGTACTAGGACCGATTCAGCCTAGGCAAGTAGACGAGCGCAAAAGAAAATGTTCACTTATGGATTTCACACCTCAGTTGGCTAAGCTGAATAGGCAAAGGCGTTGTTTGCTACGCTCAAAGATGGAGCCTGTACCTCCTGTGCACGCTGAAAATG CTGCCGGTGTAAAAACCAATGGTAGTTCATCACGCACGAATAAGGAGTACATCCAGTCATTAAAGG CCTCATACCCAGGGAGATCGTACTATGGTCCACCAACATATGAGTGTCCGTACTGTGGCGCTGTCTTCTGGTACCAGGAGAGAGTGAAAAGCACCTCTGCTGTTTCACAGCGAAGAATAGTTTATAACCTCTGCTGCAAGGGCGGTAAAATACAATTGCCTAAGCTGCGCTCGCCTCCTGAACCACTTGCGACATTATTAAACTTTAATGGTGATGCACGATCCAAGAGATTCTTAAGGCAAATACAATCATACAATTCGATGTTCGCTTTCACTTCACTGGGTGCAACCATTGATAGATTGATTAATACTGGCAATGCACCTTATGTGTTCAAGATTAATGGTGTTGTGCACCACAGAATTGGCAGTCTTTTGCCATCAAGTGGGTCACCTCCAAAATTTGCTCAACTATACATCTATGATCCACAAAATGAGACACAAAATCGATTAAATATTTTTGGAAATGACAGTGATGATGCAGATAAACCAGACCCTGAAATTGTTAGTGCATTGTCATCCATGCTTGATAGGCACAATAGTCTTGTCCAGACATTCAGATACGCTAGAGAGCGACTTTCTCAGCATGGTGACCAAAAGATAACTCTTCGCCTTCTAGGCTGCAATGCTAAAGATGACGTGCAATATAATTTACCGACGAGTGGTGAAATTGCTGCCATAATAGTAGGCGATTTCTGTGCAAAAGAGTACAAGTTTGATCTTCTTGTGTATGATAATGATCGTGGTTTACATCAAGTTTCTTCATTGCATCCATCATATATGGCTTTGCAATATCCTTTATTATTTCCATATGGTGAACGTGGATTTCATCTAGGCATTCATTACAACAATTATGATGGGATTGGAAGAAAGTATGTTACAATGCTTGAATTCTTTAGATACGAAATGCACTATAGACTAAATGAACCAAATCCTTTCACATGCTATGGCCGACTAAGCGATCAGAGTGTTGTTGATGCCTATTCTTCGATAGAAGCTAATAGATTACAATTTATAATTGATCATCAAAACGAGTTGCGTGCTGAATCTTTAGATGGAATCGTAGATGCAATCGATAAAGGTGTCACTGATGGCGATTCAGTTGGTAAGCGCGTTATACTTCCTGCCAGCTTCACTGGAGGAAGGCGATATATGGTAATGAACTACCAAGATGCAATGGCAATATGCCGTGTCTATGGCTCGCCTGATCTATTTGTCACATACACAAGCAATTCTAAGTGGCAAGAAATTTATGATGCAATACGATTTGAGCCTGGACAACAGCCATCAGATAGACCTGATATGATAGTTAGGGTGTTTAACATGAAGGTCAGTGACTTTATAACTGACATTAGAGAAGGAAGGACTTTCGGTAAAGTTCTTGCAGGTATTGTTGACTCCTATTTTTGCATGCAGTTCTATTTAAATATGATTCTCATTACTTCTCTTAAACTATTCCAGTGCTGTACAATGTTGAATTCCAAAAGCGTGGGCTGCCACACATACACTGTTTGGTCTGGCTTGCAGCGCCCACTGCTGAAATATCGACATCCATCATCGATGGATTCATTTGTGCTGAAATACCTGACTACGACACTGATCGGTTAG
- the LOC9267037 gene encoding uncharacterized protein isoform X2, whose protein sequence is MSQRCGCSSSMHPLSLHCGPALFVSCDWITGVGPSRLYVPFGFTGFFWLDGISLFHCRVGSSFMGATTPISYWWVYIVLRENCFPLSMQPMVEASFFLITPQRYFSLFAFFALPSSLSPPTHLLFPAIVLPAFPSISFIDHGWGGRSARAAPLLQRIVIVFLYQFKSCQCNLAALIRVRGTSLLFFFASSLPHHCSSRYCWSIFVVGSSCIFHRRVQMAHALISQLYPGDSDKKILARVSRLWHFRDLNDDTNILHTDLVLLDEVGNSTHVQMYRGAIEVLKPLIHEGNVYYIESFTVKDANRTYRPVSNDFMILFSKWTTLEECIDIPADFPAITFSLTPFQEIPSLVDKNIFYVDIMGVITEISSTSTVRPRSRDADSLKRTLQICDASNSTLPVTLWGDRSTAENI, encoded by the exons ATGTCACAGCGCTGTGGGTGCTCATCGTCCATGCACCCTCTGTCTCTGCACTGTGGTCCAGCCCTGTTTGTTTCGTGTGATTGGATCACGGGTGTTGGTCCATCCAGATTATATGTGCCATTTGGTTTCACTGGATTCTTTTGGTTGGATGGCATCTCTTTGTTTCACTGCAGGGTGGGATCATCTTTTATGGGGGCCACTACGCCGATTTCTTATTGGTGGGTTTACATTGTACTACGTGAAAATTGTTTTCCTCTTTCGATGCAACCTATGGTTGAggcttctttttttcttataacGCCACAACGATACTTCTCCCTCTTTGCCTTTTTCGCTTTGCCATCGTCGCTTTCCCCGCCTACTCATCTGTTGTTTCCCGCCATCGTTTTGCCTGCTTTCCCTTCGATTTCATTCATCGATCATGGCTGG GGGGGAAGATCTGCACGGGCTGCACCGCTGCTTCAAAGGATCGTGATCGTTTTTCTTTATCAGTTCAAGAGCTGTCAGTGTAACTTGGCAG CTCTCATTCGCGTGCGTGGTACCTCTCTGCTTTTCTTCTTCGCTTCCAGCCTTCCACATCACTGCTCATCTCGCTATTGTTGGTCCATCTTTGTTGTTGGTTCATCGTGCATCTTTCATCGAAG AGTACAAATGGCGCACGCGCTCATTTCACAGCTTTACCCTGGGGATTCAGACAAAAAGATTCTCGCAAGGGTTTCTAGACTTTGGCATTTTCGTGATCTGAATGATGATACAAACATCCTGCATACAGACCTTGTCTTACTTGATGAAGTG GGCAATAGCACTCATGTTCAGATGTATCGAGGCGCAATTGAGGTTCTGAAACCTCTCATCCATGAAGGGAACGTCTACTACATTGAGTCGTTCACTGTCAAAGATGCAAACAGAACTTATAGACCAGTTTCAAATGACTTCATGATTTTATTCAGTAAATGGACAACCTTAGAAGAATGCATTGACATCCCAGCTGATTTCCCTGCCATAACATTTTCATTGACACCTTTCCAAGAAATCCCCTCTCTTGTTGATAAAAACATATTCTATGTTG ATATTATGGGCGTCATTACTGAGATCAGTTCCACATCTACTGTGCGTCCAAGGTCAAGGGATGCTGATAGTTTAAAAAGAACATTGCAGATCTGTGATGCAAG CAACTCAACACTGCCTGTCACACTGTGGGGAGATCGATCAACTGCAGAAAATATATAA